In Solanum pennellii chromosome 3, SPENNV200, a single window of DNA contains:
- the LOC107014984 gene encoding LRR receptor-like serine/threonine-protein kinase FEI 2: MGVWELIFLGLFTMTIFSRSCFSLTPDGSALLEMRTLLNDTKNVLSNWNDSDESPCRWTGISCYPNEQRVQSINLPYMELGGIISPSVGKLTRLQRLALHENSLHGVIPNEIGNCPELRAIYLRANFLQGGIPSDIGNLSILTILDLSSNSLRGAIPSSLGRLRHLRLLNLSANFFSGEIPDVGILSTFGNDSFIGNLDLCGQQVRKPCRTSMGFPVVLPHAESDEAAVPTKRSSHYIRAAVIGAISTLGFVLIVLFIFLWVWLLSKKERTAKKYTEVKKQVHKEPSAKLITFHGDLPYPSCELIEKIESLDEEDVVGAGGFGTVYRMVMNDCGTFAVKRIDRSREGSDQVFERELEILGSIKHINLVNLRGYCRLPTARLLIYDYLVMGSLDNLLHERVDDRLLNWNARLKVALGSARGLAYLHHDCSPKIVHRDIKSSNILLDENLEPRVSDFGLAKLLVDEEAHVTTVVAGTFGYLAPEYLQSGRATEKSDVYSFGVLLLELVTGKRPTDPSFVNRGLNVVGWMNTLLKENRLEDILDASCRDADAETVEAIIEIAARCTDANPDDRPTMQQVLQYLEQEVMSPCPSDFYDESHSDYS, from the exons ATGGGTGTCTGGGAGTTGATCTTTTTGGGACTTTTTACGATGACCATTTTCAGTAGAAGCTGTTTTTCACTAACCCCAGATG GTTCTGCTTTGTTGGAAATGAGAACCCTTTTGAATGATACTAAAAATGTTTTGAGTAACTGGAATGATTCGGATGAGTCGCCTTGTAGGTGGACTGGCATTTCTTGCTATCCTAATGAGCAAAGAGTTCAATCTAT CAACTTACCTTACATGGAACTTGGAGGAATTATATCTCCCAGTGTTGGTAAACTCACCAGATTGCAGAGATT GGCACTACACGAAAACAGTCTGCACGGCGTGATTCCTAATGAAATTGGCAATTGCCCTGAACTCAGAGCTAT ATACCTCAGGGCGAATTTTCTTCAAGGTGGCATACCATCAGATATTGGAAATCTTTCAATACTGACCATATT AGACTTATCAAGCAATTCACTTAGGGGTGCTATACCTTCTTCTCTTGGCCGTCTCAGACATCTTCGTCTTCT GAACTTGTCAGCCAATTTCTTCTCGGGTGAGATCCCAGATGTTGGAATACTGAGCACTTTTGGTAACGATTC GTTTATTGGCAATTTAGATCTCTGTGGTCAACAAGTCCGCAAGCCTTGCAGAACATCTATGGGATTCCCTGTAGTATTGCCTCATGCTGAAAGCGATGAAGCTGCAG TTCCTACGAAGCGATCCTCTCACTATATTAGAGCAGCAGTTATTGGTGCAATATCTACGTTGGGTTTTGTACTCATTGTGCTCTTTATTTTCCTCTGGGTTTGGTTGTTATCTAAGAAGGAAAGAACAGCGAAAAAATACACAGAAGTCAAGAAGCAAGTCCACAAAGAGCCAA GTGCCAAGCTTATTACTTTCCATGGTGATCTTCCTTATCCTTCATGCGAGCTAATAGAGAAGATTGAATCCCTTGATGAGGAAGATGTCGTTGGAGCAGGAGGGTTCGGTACTGTGTATCGGATGGTTATGAATGATTGTGGAACATTTGCAGTTAAAAGAATAGACCGGAGTCGTGAAGGCTCTGATCAAGTCTTTGAGAGAGAGTTAGAAATCTTGGGTAGCATCAAACACATTAATCTGGTCAATCTACGAGGTTACTGTAGGCTTCCTACTGCAAGGCTTCTCATCTATGATTATTTGGTTATGGGAAGCTTGGACAATTTACTACACG AACGTGTGGATGATCGGTTGTTAAACTGGAATGCACGTCTGAAAGTAGCTCTTGGTTCTGCAAGAGGATTGGCCTACCTACATCATGACTGTTCTCCTAAAATAGTTCATCGAGATATCAAATCAAGCAACATACTCCTTGATGAGAATCTAGAACCTCGTGTTTCAGACTTTGGCCTTGCCAAGCTTTTGGTGGATGAGGAAGCTCATGTCACGACTGTGGTTGCGGGTACTTTTGGTTATTTAGCACCAG AGTACTTGCAAAGTGGAAGAGCTACAGAAAAATCTGATGTGTACAGCTTTGGGGTTCTCCTTTTAGAGCTGGTGACTGGAAAAAGGCCTACAGATCCATCCTTCGTAAACCGAGGCTTAAATGTGGTTGGCTGG ATGAATACCTTGCTGAAGGAGAATAGACTGGAAGACATCCTAGATGCGAGTTGCAGAGATGCAGATGCAGAGACAGTAGAAGCAATTATAGAAATAGCTGCAAGATGCACTGATGCAAATCCAGATGATAGACCTACAATGCAACAGGTGCTGCAATATTTGGAGCAAGAGGTCATGTCACCATGCCCGAGTGATTTCTATGACGAGTCTCATTCAGATTATTCTTGA
- the LOC107014985 gene encoding (-)-isopiperitenol/(-)-carveol dehydrogenase, mitochondrial-like encodes MAEVTQKLKGKVAIVTGGASGIGEATARLFAQHGARAVIIADIQDEKGRAVAASIPSQICSYVQCDVSDENQVKAMVDWTVQKYGQLDIMFSNAGIVGNSGQKVLDLDLSQFDRVMNVNARGMAACVKHAGRVMVEKRVRGSIICTGSIAASRGGTWRTDYIMSKHAVLGLVRSACRQLGEYGIRVNSISPSAVMTPLMISAEAEVSMKALKRYGPQTSLKGITLTVKHLAEAALFLASDDSAFVSGLDLGVDGGLISLPDPMSSL; translated from the coding sequence ATGGCAGAGGTCACGCAGAAGCTGAAAGGAAAAGTGGCCATAGTGACTGGTGGTGCCAGTGGAATTGGGGAAGCAACAGCACGCCTTTTTGCTCAACACGGCGCACGAGCCGTTATCATCGCCGACATCCAAGATGAAAAGGGCAGAGCCGTGGCGGCATCCATCCCTTCACAGATTTGCAGCTACGTGCAATGCGACGTGAGTGATGAAAATCAAGTGAAAGCCATGGTGGATTGGACGGTCCAGAAATATGGTCAACTCGACATAATGTTCAGCAACGCAGGAATTGTTGGTAATTCGGGTCAAAAGGTGCTCGATCTGGATCTTTCCCAATTCGATCGGGTGATGAACGTCAACGCTCGTGGCATGGCGGCGTGTGTGAAGCACGCAGGACGAGTCATGGTGGAGAAGCGTGTTAGAGGTAGCATAATTTGTACTGGCAGTATTGCGGCAAGCAGGGGAGGAACCTGGCGGACTGATTACATAATGTCGAAACACGCTGTGTTAGGGTTAGTGAGATCAGCTTGTAGGCAATTGGGTGAGTATGGAATAAGAGTGAATAGTATTTCACCTTCTGCAGTAATGACGCCATTGATGATCAGCGCGGAAGCGGAGGTATCAATGAAGGCTCTGAAAAGGTATGGTCCGCAGACTAGTTTGAAGGGTATTACACTGACGGTGAAACACTTGGCGGAAGCTGCTCTGTTTCTAGCTTCCGATGATTCTGCTTTTGTTAGTGGGCTTGATTTGGGGGTGGATGGTGGCTTGATCAGTCTTCCAGATCCGATGAGTTCATTGTGA